One Amycolatopsis thermophila DNA segment encodes these proteins:
- a CDS encoding GNAT family N-acetyltransferase codes for MHIRRARRADVEAIVAMLADDPLGAQRETPGDPSPYLRAFEAIDADANQLLVVAERDGEVAGTLQLTFIPGLSRRGATRALVEGVRVRSGLRGGGLGAHLMKWAVDEARRRGCALVQFTSDASRTRAHAFYERLGFEATHLGFKLML; via the coding sequence ATCCACATTAGACGAGCCCGGCGCGCGGATGTCGAGGCGATCGTCGCGATGCTCGCCGACGACCCCCTCGGCGCCCAGCGGGAGACGCCCGGCGACCCGTCGCCCTACCTGCGGGCGTTCGAGGCCATCGACGCCGACGCGAACCAGCTGCTCGTCGTCGCGGAACGGGACGGCGAGGTGGCCGGCACGCTGCAGCTGACGTTCATCCCCGGCCTGTCCCGCCGCGGCGCGACGCGGGCGCTGGTCGAGGGCGTTCGCGTGCGCTCCGGCCTGCGCGGCGGCGGACTCGGGGCCCACCTGATGAAGTGGGCCGTCGACGAGGCGCGGCGCCGTGGGTGCGCGCTGGTCCAGTTCACCTCCGACGCCTCTCGCACCCGCGCGCACGCCTTCTACGAGCGGCTCGGCTTCGAGGCGACCCACCTGGGGTTCAAGCTCATGCTCTGA
- a CDS encoding TetR/AcrR family transcriptional regulator, protein MSRAGASQRRGEELRRHILFEAKEVFLETGYERASMDTVAARAGTSKRSLYAHFESKDKLFLAVLDLARELHLDTLKTPDAYAEDPAEAVALYCGRFLQLMLWDRQLATCRLSITAAERLPGSARAYFDAAFVGPRERLAAHLAGHFGMDGPRSTSAAQDLIDRTVLPRLFRTLFAAEEPFPDKPAEETLAEDVDLDAIRRVVSAVL, encoded by the coding sequence ATGAGCCGAGCTGGTGCGTCGCAGAGGCGTGGCGAAGAACTGCGGCGCCACATCCTGTTCGAGGCCAAGGAGGTGTTCCTCGAGACCGGCTACGAACGGGCGTCGATGGACACGGTCGCGGCGCGGGCCGGCACGTCCAAGCGCTCGCTGTACGCGCACTTCGAGAGCAAGGACAAGCTGTTCCTCGCGGTGCTGGACCTGGCGCGCGAGCTGCACCTGGACACCCTCAAGACCCCGGACGCCTACGCCGAGGACCCGGCGGAGGCGGTGGCGCTCTACTGCGGGCGATTCCTGCAGCTCATGCTGTGGGACCGGCAGCTCGCGACGTGCCGGCTGAGCATCACCGCGGCGGAGCGGCTGCCCGGCAGCGCGCGCGCCTACTTCGACGCCGCGTTCGTCGGCCCACGCGAGCGGCTGGCCGCGCACCTGGCCGGGCACTTCGGGATGGACGGCCCGCGCAGCACGTCGGCCGCCCAGGACCTGATCGACCGCACCGTGCTACCGCGGCTGTTCCGCACGCTCTTCGCCGCCGAGGAGCCGTTCCCGGACAAACCCGCGGAGGAGACGCTGGCGGAGGACGTCGACCTGGACGCCATCCGCCGCGTGGTCTCGGCAGTGCTCTAG
- a CDS encoding NmrA family NAD(P)-binding protein, whose translation MIVVTTPTGHIGRQVLDHVLAAGRPVRVVVRDPAGLPAEVRDRVEVVPGSHGDPDVVARAFDGADAVFWLVPADRRAAGPVEAYREFSRPAVEALTGQRVVGITALGRGTPLAGHAGHVTGSLAMDDLIAGTGVPFRALAAATFMDNVLRQVRGIKERGMLFDAVSPDHVQPMVARRDIAAVAARLLLDDTWTGQEEVPLLGPENLSGNDVTAIMSDVLGFPVRYGQVPGAAFKEQLIGAGLSEAMAQSMLDMAIAKDKGLDDGVTRAPRHAIDTPTTFRRWCEDVLKPAVEAA comes from the coding sequence ATGATCGTCGTCACCACCCCCACCGGACACATCGGACGCCAGGTCCTCGACCACGTGCTCGCCGCGGGACGGCCGGTTCGCGTCGTCGTGCGCGATCCGGCCGGACTGCCCGCCGAGGTGCGCGACCGGGTCGAGGTCGTCCCAGGGTCGCACGGCGATCCGGACGTCGTCGCACGCGCCTTCGACGGCGCCGACGCCGTGTTCTGGCTGGTACCAGCCGACCGGCGCGCCGCGGGCCCCGTCGAGGCCTACCGCGAGTTCAGCCGCCCGGCGGTGGAAGCGCTGACCGGGCAGCGCGTCGTCGGCATCACCGCGCTGGGCCGCGGCACACCGCTGGCCGGTCACGCCGGGCACGTGACAGGCTCGCTGGCGATGGACGACCTGATCGCCGGCACCGGAGTGCCCTTCCGCGCGCTGGCCGCGGCCACGTTCATGGACAACGTGCTCCGGCAGGTCCGGGGCATCAAGGAGCGGGGCATGCTGTTCGACGCCGTCTCCCCCGACCACGTCCAGCCGATGGTCGCCAGGCGCGACATCGCGGCCGTCGCCGCGCGCCTGCTGCTCGACGACACCTGGACCGGGCAGGAGGAGGTCCCGCTGCTCGGACCCGAGAACCTGTCCGGGAACGACGTGACCGCCATCATGTCCGACGTGCTCGGCTTCCCCGTGCGGTACGGGCAGGTTCCGGGCGCGGCGTTCAAGGAGCAGCTCATCGGCGCCGGTCTGTCCGAGGCCATGGCCCAGTCGATGCTCGACATGGCGATCGCGAAGGACAAGGGCCTGGACGACGGCGTGACCCGGGCGCCGCGGCACGCGATCGACACGCCGACCACGTTCCGCCGGTGGTGCGAGGACGTCCTCAAGCCGGCGGTCGAGGCGGCCTGA
- a CDS encoding ABC transporter ATP-binding protein produces the protein MGRLRPERVTLVFVVALGVASVALSVVGPKILGHATDIIFGGFISARLPAGLTQEQAVATARAEGNNNLADMLARMDLTPGAGIDFGALGTVLMWVLVLYVAASVFQWLQGYLLNGAVQRVVFRLREDVEAKLHRLPLRYFDGQPRGELLSRVTNDIDNISLTLQQTLSQLLTSLLTLVGVLVMMFVVSPLLAVIALLVVPVSIVLTGAIGKRSQKLFVAQWKHTGSLNAHIEEAFTGHELVKVFGRQREVEQEFGRRNENLYQAAMGAQFVSGIIMPAMMFLSNLSYVVLAVIGGLRVATGTMSLGDVQAFLQYSRQFTQPLTQAASMANLMQSGVASAERVFELLDAGEQEPDTASPRLPRERRGRVEFEHVRFSYDPATPLIEDLSLVAEPGQTVAIVGPTGAGKTTLVNLIMRFYELDAGRITLDGVDITAMTRDELRGQTGMVLQDTWLFNGTIRDNIAYGRPAASAEQVEAAARATFVDRFVRSLPDGYDTVIDDEGTNLSAGEKQLITIARAFLADPSLLILDEATSSVDTRTEALLQQAMSALRTDRTSFVIAHRLSTIRDADLILVMESGRIVEQGTHDELITAGGAYHRLYSAQFRSPVEAAT, from the coding sequence ATGGGACGGCTGCGGCCGGAACGCGTCACGCTCGTGTTCGTCGTCGCGCTCGGCGTGGCCAGTGTCGCCTTGTCCGTGGTGGGGCCGAAGATCCTCGGGCACGCGACGGACATCATCTTCGGCGGTTTCATCTCCGCCCGCCTGCCCGCGGGCCTGACCCAGGAGCAGGCCGTCGCCACGGCCCGGGCCGAGGGCAACAACAACCTCGCGGACATGCTGGCGCGCATGGACCTCACCCCGGGTGCGGGGATCGACTTCGGCGCGCTGGGCACGGTCCTGATGTGGGTGCTGGTGTTGTACGTGGCCGCGTCGGTGTTCCAGTGGCTGCAGGGCTACCTCCTCAACGGGGCCGTGCAGCGCGTGGTGTTCCGGCTGCGCGAGGACGTCGAGGCGAAGCTGCACCGGTTGCCGTTGCGCTACTTCGACGGGCAGCCGCGCGGTGAACTGTTGTCCCGCGTCACCAACGACATCGACAACATCTCCCTGACCCTGCAGCAGACTCTGAGCCAGCTGCTCACCTCGCTGCTGACGCTCGTCGGTGTGCTGGTGATGATGTTCGTCGTGTCGCCGCTGCTGGCGGTGATCGCGTTGCTGGTGGTGCCGGTGTCGATCGTGCTGACCGGAGCGATCGGGAAGCGCTCGCAGAAGCTGTTCGTGGCGCAGTGGAAGCACACCGGTTCGCTCAACGCGCACATCGAGGAGGCGTTCACCGGGCACGAGCTGGTGAAGGTGTTCGGCAGGCAGCGGGAGGTCGAGCAGGAGTTCGGGCGCCGCAACGAAAACCTCTACCAGGCCGCGATGGGCGCGCAGTTCGTCTCCGGGATCATCATGCCGGCGATGATGTTCCTGTCGAACCTCAGCTACGTGGTGCTCGCCGTCATCGGCGGGCTGCGCGTGGCGACGGGGACGATGTCGCTCGGCGACGTGCAGGCGTTCCTGCAGTACTCGCGGCAGTTCACCCAGCCGCTGACGCAGGCCGCGTCGATGGCGAACCTGATGCAGTCCGGTGTCGCCTCGGCGGAGCGGGTGTTCGAGCTGCTCGACGCGGGGGAGCAGGAGCCGGACACCGCTTCGCCGCGGCTGCCCCGGGAGCGCCGCGGGCGGGTCGAGTTCGAGCACGTCCGGTTCTCCTACGACCCGGCGACACCGCTGATCGAGGACCTGTCGCTGGTCGCGGAGCCGGGCCAGACGGTGGCGATCGTGGGCCCGACCGGGGCGGGCAAGACCACCCTGGTGAACCTGATCATGCGGTTCTACGAACTGGACGCCGGGCGCATCACGCTCGACGGTGTGGACATCACCGCGATGACCCGTGACGAGCTGCGCGGTCAGACCGGCATGGTGCTGCAGGACACCTGGCTGTTCAACGGCACCATCCGGGACAACATCGCCTACGGCCGGCCGGCGGCGAGCGCCGAGCAGGTCGAGGCGGCCGCGCGGGCCACCTTCGTCGACCGGTTCGTGCGCAGCCTGCCCGACGGCTACGACACGGTGATCGACGACGAGGGCACGAACCTCAGCGCGGGGGAGAAGCAGCTGATCACGATCGCCAGGGCGTTCCTGGCCGATCCGTCGTTGCTGATCCTCGACGAGGCCACCAGCTCGGTGGACACGCGCACGGAAGCGCTGCTCCAGCAGGCGATGTCGGCGCTGCGGACCGACCGGACGAGCTTCGTCATCGCGCACCGCCTGTCCACGATCCGCGACGCCGACCTCATCCTGGTGATGGAGTCGGGGCGGATCGTGGAGCAGGGCACGCACGACGAGCTGATCACCGCGGGCGGGGCGTACCACCGGCTGTACTCGGCGCAGTTCCGCAGCCCGGTGGAGGCCGCGACCTGA
- a CDS encoding ABC transporter ATP-binding protein, producing MLIRVLRTFLRPYWRALTGVMVLQLVGTVASLYLPSLNADIIDHGVATGDTGYIFSTGGWMLAVTLVQIACSIAAVYFGARSAAGFGRDVRGAVFHRVGGFSAREVAHFGAPSLITRTTNDVQQVQMIVVMGATILVTAPIMCVGGIVLALRQDVGLSWLLLVAVPVLLAVIGLIVSRMVPQFRRMQVLLDRVNRVLREQLSGIRVVRAFVRERDEVRRFAVANDDLTVTALRVGRLQALIFPSVMLVLNASSVAVLWFGAHRVGSGEMQIGALTAFLSYLVQILMSVTMATFIATMIPRASVCAERIAEVLDTEPSVVPPLRPVRETTEHGAVEFRGAEFRYPGAAEPVLRDITFRAEAGKTTAIIGSTGAGKTTLLSLVPRLVDATAGRVLVDGVDVCDLDPDVLWNRIGLVPQRPYLFTGTVASNLRYGNPDATDEELWEALEIAQARDFVSEMPGGLEAPIAQGGTNVSGGQRQRIAIARALVRKPEVYLFDDSFSALDLATDARLRAALAPHTARAAVIVVAQRVSTIVQADQIVVLENGEIVGLGRHHELLRDCPTYQEIVESQMTAEEAA from the coding sequence GTGCTCATCCGGGTGTTGCGGACGTTCCTGCGTCCGTACTGGCGCGCGCTGACGGGCGTGATGGTGCTCCAGCTCGTCGGCACCGTCGCGTCGCTCTACCTGCCGAGCCTCAACGCCGACATCATCGATCACGGCGTCGCCACCGGCGACACCGGTTACATCTTCTCGACCGGCGGCTGGATGCTGGCCGTCACGCTGGTGCAGATCGCCTGCTCGATCGCCGCGGTCTACTTCGGCGCGCGCAGCGCGGCCGGGTTCGGGCGCGACGTCCGGGGGGCCGTTTTCCACCGCGTGGGCGGGTTCTCCGCACGCGAGGTCGCGCACTTCGGCGCGCCGTCGCTGATCACCCGCACCACCAACGACGTGCAGCAGGTGCAGATGATCGTGGTCATGGGGGCCACGATCCTGGTCACCGCGCCGATCATGTGCGTCGGCGGCATCGTGCTGGCGCTGCGGCAGGACGTGGGGCTGTCCTGGCTGCTGCTGGTCGCGGTGCCGGTGCTGCTGGCGGTGATCGGGCTGATCGTGTCGCGCATGGTGCCGCAGTTCCGGCGCATGCAGGTCCTGCTCGACCGGGTCAACCGGGTGCTGCGCGAACAGCTGTCCGGCATCCGCGTGGTGCGGGCGTTCGTGCGCGAGCGGGACGAGGTCCGCCGCTTCGCCGTCGCCAACGACGACCTGACGGTCACCGCGCTGCGCGTCGGACGGCTGCAGGCGCTGATCTTCCCGTCGGTGATGCTGGTGCTCAACGCCTCCAGCGTCGCCGTGCTGTGGTTCGGCGCCCACCGCGTGGGGTCGGGGGAGATGCAGATCGGGGCGCTGACGGCGTTCCTGAGCTACCTGGTGCAGATCCTGATGTCGGTCACGATGGCGACCTTCATCGCCACGATGATCCCGCGCGCCTCGGTGTGCGCGGAGCGGATCGCCGAGGTCCTCGACACCGAGCCCTCGGTCGTGCCGCCCCTGCGCCCGGTGCGGGAGACGACCGAGCACGGCGCGGTCGAGTTCCGGGGTGCGGAGTTCCGGTACCCCGGTGCGGCGGAGCCGGTGCTGCGGGACATCACGTTCCGCGCCGAGGCGGGCAAGACCACCGCGATCATCGGCAGCACGGGCGCGGGCAAGACCACGTTGCTCTCGCTGGTGCCGCGGCTCGTCGACGCGACGGCCGGGCGGGTGCTGGTCGACGGCGTCGACGTGTGCGACCTCGACCCGGACGTGCTGTGGAACCGCATCGGCCTGGTGCCCCAGCGGCCGTACCTGTTCACCGGCACCGTCGCGAGCAACCTGCGCTACGGCAACCCGGACGCCACCGACGAGGAACTGTGGGAGGCGCTGGAGATCGCGCAGGCGCGCGATTTCGTGTCGGAGATGCCCGGCGGCCTGGAAGCGCCGATCGCGCAGGGCGGCACGAACGTATCCGGCGGCCAGCGGCAGCGGATCGCCATCGCCCGTGCCCTGGTGCGCAAGCCGGAGGTCTACCTGTTCGACGACTCGTTCTCCGCGCTGGACCTGGCCACCGACGCGCGCCTGCGGGCCGCGCTGGCGCCGCACACCGCCCGGGCCGCGGTGATCGTCGTCGCGCAACGGGTGTCCACGATCGTGCAAGCCGACCAGATCGTGGTGCTGGAGAACGGGGAGATCGTCGGCCTGGGCAGGCACCACGAGCTGCTGCGCGACTGCCCGACCTACCAGGAGATCGTGGAGTCCCAGATGACGGCGGAGGAAGCGGCGTGA
- a CDS encoding TetR/AcrR family transcriptional regulator → MPRRHGEELESAILEAAWAELVEVGYAKLTMESVAARAGTSKPVIYRRWPGRPELVLAAWRRRVPREGDVPDTGSLRSDLLALLQRVVNRFDDTPRDVLAGLMTETFRDPEVFALLRKQIATTTRRPVIETLVDRAVRRGEIPPVELTPRAARLPLDLIRVEATFYHREITEKTITQIIDDVFLPLLRGLAD, encoded by the coding sequence GTGCCGCGGCGACACGGTGAGGAACTCGAGTCCGCGATCCTGGAGGCGGCCTGGGCCGAGCTGGTCGAGGTCGGGTACGCGAAGCTGACCATGGAATCGGTGGCCGCGCGGGCCGGCACCAGCAAACCGGTCATCTACCGGCGCTGGCCCGGTCGACCGGAACTGGTCCTCGCCGCGTGGCGGCGGCGGGTGCCCAGGGAGGGCGACGTGCCCGACACCGGCAGCCTCCGGTCGGACCTGCTCGCCCTGCTCCAGCGCGTGGTCAACCGCTTCGACGACACCCCCCGCGACGTCCTGGCCGGCCTGATGACCGAAACCTTCCGCGACCCGGAGGTCTTCGCCCTGCTGCGCAAGCAGATCGCCACCACGACGCGCCGGCCCGTCATCGAGACGCTCGTGGACCGCGCGGTGCGGCGCGGTGAGATCCCGCCGGTGGAGCTGACGCCGCGGGCCGCGCGCCTCCCGCTGGACCTGATCCGGGTCGAGGCCACCTTCTACCACCGCGAAATCACGGAGAAAACGATTACCCAGATCATCGACGACGTTTTCCTCCCCCTCCTGCGCGGCTTGGCAGACTGA
- a CDS encoding ATP-binding protein has translation MSTAQLTVRRQDVAGCTIVDLAGRLDTCTYGHLRDSLIKLAIDQPDALVARVDRLEVTSAPALTVFSAVWMRISEWPSVPLLLVAGDEQQRHLIDSTAVPRFVPTFATLDDALGTVRDPPQRRRATAEFPPLSSSSHAARLFVQEICREWSVGYRREDALGVATELVENAISHGGTPLELRLELRPGFLTVAVRDANPQPAVLRQRPGGRLEGYGLQVIAALSQAWGCSPYPGGGKVVWAVLNLAPRKLSPFTV, from the coding sequence ATGAGCACCGCTCAGCTGACGGTCCGCCGGCAGGACGTGGCCGGGTGCACCATCGTCGACCTGGCGGGTCGCCTCGACACGTGCACGTACGGGCACCTGCGGGACAGCCTGATCAAACTGGCCATCGACCAGCCGGACGCGCTCGTCGCCCGGGTCGACCGCCTCGAGGTGACCAGCGCGCCCGCGCTCACCGTCTTCTCCGCCGTGTGGATGCGGATCTCCGAGTGGCCGTCGGTCCCGCTGCTGCTGGTCGCGGGCGACGAGCAGCAGCGCCACCTCATCGATTCGACCGCGGTCCCGCGGTTCGTGCCCACGTTCGCGACCCTGGACGACGCGCTCGGCACGGTCCGGGACCCACCGCAGCGCCGCCGCGCCACCGCCGAGTTCCCGCCGCTGTCGTCCAGCTCGCACGCCGCCCGGCTGTTCGTGCAGGAGATCTGCCGGGAGTGGAGCGTCGGCTACCGCAGGGAGGACGCGCTGGGCGTGGCCACCGAGCTCGTCGAGAACGCGATCAGCCACGGCGGCACCCCGCTCGAGCTCCGGCTGGAGCTGCGGCCCGGGTTCCTCACGGTCGCCGTCCGGGACGCCAACCCGCAGCCCGCGGTCCTGCGGCAGCGGCCGGGTGGCCGGCTGGAGGGCTACGGCCTCCAGGTGATCGCCGCGTTGTCCCAGGCCTGGGGGTGCTCGCCGTACCCCGGCGGCGGCAAGGTGGTGTGGGCGGTCCTCAACCTGGCTCCCCGCAAGCTCAGCCCGTTCACGGTATGA
- a CDS encoding CheR family methyltransferase produces the protein MSGRGRDASDQTGPETDEGFQAILGHLEQTRGLDFTAYQRSSLMRRVARRMRVVGCSGYGDYLDHLQADSDEVRALFNTILINVTNFFRDADAWAFLRSEIIPMLLAERGPDDQIRVWSAGCASGEEAYSVAIALAEALGAEQFRRRVKIYATDVDEEALAQARQAVYTAKDVQELPADYVARYFDQTGGRYVFRDDLRRSVIFGRNDLVQDAPIARIDLLVCRNTLMYFTAEAQRNILRKLHFALVPRGVLFTGKAEMLLSHSRIFEPVDLRFRIFRRRAAGLSGTPSRRRALMSGPQPAVGRLDELRALAFASNPVAQVVLTVDDVVALVNRQAQQLFGLTDRDVGRPLRDLEISHRPVELRSYLEQVRGERRAVRAKGVDWQRGPGEVLVLELHISPLITPAGELAGISVLFHDITTSHRLLAELATARRQQENAHQELRSTTEERETANEELQSTVEELETTNEELQSTVEELVSTNGELQTRNDTLRDRTSALDDVNEFLESLLTSLRAGVVVVDRRMRVVAWNAGAEDLWGLPRAEAEGEHLLDLDIGLPVADLCPVVRPALADPAYYERITLDAVDCRGRTIALAVACGAMRNRRGEPAGAILVMETRDGAGALIP, from the coding sequence GTGTCCGGCAGGGGCCGCGACGCGAGCGATCAGACCGGGCCGGAGACGGACGAGGGTTTCCAGGCGATCCTCGGCCACCTCGAGCAGACCCGCGGGTTGGACTTCACCGCCTACCAGCGGAGCAGCCTGATGCGCCGCGTCGCGCGCCGGATGAGGGTGGTGGGCTGCTCGGGCTACGGCGACTACCTGGACCACCTGCAGGCCGACAGCGACGAGGTCCGCGCGCTGTTCAACACGATCCTGATCAACGTCACGAACTTCTTCCGTGACGCGGACGCCTGGGCCTTCCTGCGGTCCGAGATCATCCCGATGCTCCTCGCCGAGCGCGGGCCGGACGACCAGATCCGCGTCTGGAGCGCGGGGTGCGCGTCCGGGGAGGAGGCCTACAGCGTGGCGATCGCGCTGGCGGAGGCGCTGGGCGCCGAGCAGTTCCGGCGGCGCGTGAAGATCTACGCCACCGACGTCGACGAGGAGGCGCTCGCCCAGGCGCGCCAGGCCGTCTACACCGCGAAGGACGTCCAGGAGCTGCCCGCGGACTACGTCGCCCGCTACTTCGACCAGACCGGCGGCCGGTACGTGTTCCGCGACGACCTGCGCCGCTCCGTGATCTTCGGGCGCAACGACCTGGTCCAGGACGCCCCCATCGCACGCATCGACCTGCTCGTCTGCCGCAACACGCTGATGTACTTCACCGCCGAGGCGCAGCGGAACATCCTGCGCAAGCTGCACTTCGCGCTCGTGCCGCGCGGGGTGCTGTTCACGGGCAAGGCCGAGATGCTGCTGTCGCACAGCCGGATCTTCGAGCCGGTCGACCTGCGGTTCCGGATCTTCCGCAGGCGCGCCGCCGGCCTGAGCGGGACGCCGTCGCGGCGCCGCGCCCTCATGTCCGGACCCCAGCCCGCGGTCGGCCGGCTCGACGAGCTGCGGGCCCTGGCGTTCGCGTCGAACCCGGTCGCGCAGGTCGTCCTCACCGTCGACGACGTGGTCGCGTTGGTCAACCGGCAGGCGCAGCAGCTGTTCGGCCTGACCGACCGCGACGTGGGGCGGCCGCTGAGGGACCTCGAGATCTCCCACCGGCCCGTCGAGCTGCGCAGCTACCTCGAGCAGGTGCGCGGCGAGCGGCGCGCGGTGCGGGCGAAGGGCGTCGACTGGCAGCGGGGGCCGGGTGAGGTGCTCGTGCTCGAACTGCACATCAGCCCGCTGATCACCCCCGCCGGCGAACTGGCCGGCATCTCGGTGCTCTTCCACGACATCACCACCAGCCACCGGCTGCTCGCCGAGCTGGCGACCGCCAGGCGGCAGCAGGAGAACGCTCACCAGGAGCTGCGGTCCACCACCGAGGAGCGGGAGACCGCGAACGAGGAGCTCCAGTCCACGGTCGAGGAGCTGGAGACCACGAACGAGGAACTGCAGTCCACGGTCGAGGAACTGGTAAGCACCAACGGCGAGCTGCAGACGAGGAACGACACGCTCCGGGACCGCACGAGCGCGCTCGACGACGTCAACGAGTTCCTGGAGTCGCTCCTGACCTCGCTGCGGGCGGGGGTGGTGGTCGTGGACCGGCGGATGCGGGTGGTCGCGTGGAACGCGGGCGCCGAGGACCTGTGGGGGCTGCCGCGCGCCGAGGCCGAGGGCGAGCACCTGCTCGACCTCGACATCGGCCTGCCGGTCGCCGACCTGTGCCCGGTGGTGCGCCCGGCGCTGGCCGACCCCGCCTACTACGAGCGCATCACCCTCGACGCGGTGGACTGCCGTGGCCGGACCATCGCCCTCGCCGTCGCCTGCGGTGCGATGCGGAACCGGCGCGGCGAGCCGGCCGGTGCGATCCTGGTGATGGAGACGCGGGACGGGGCGGGCGCGCTCATACCGTGA
- a CDS encoding STAS domain-containing protein, which yields MTQPRAEGASPVSDERCGPLTERLLDLTVERRRGTPVVSAAGEIDLSTAPRLARVLGEQAGPVVLDLTGVEFLSAAGVQVLLDVRGRGRDLRVVLPRSCLAHRVLELTGVEEAVARYDTVADAVGS from the coding sequence GTGACACAACCACGCGCCGAGGGGGCGAGTCCGGTGTCCGACGAGCGGTGTGGCCCGCTCACCGAGCGGTTGCTCGATCTGACCGTCGAGCGGCGACGGGGGACGCCCGTGGTCAGCGCGGCCGGCGAAATCGACCTCTCCACGGCGCCCCGGCTGGCGCGGGTGCTCGGCGAGCAGGCCGGCCCGGTCGTGCTCGACCTCACCGGCGTCGAGTTCCTCAGCGCGGCGGGGGTGCAGGTGCTGCTCGACGTGCGCGGGCGCGGCCGAGACCTCCGTGTCGTGCTGCCGCGGAGCTGCCTGGCGCACCGGGTCCTGGAACTGACCGGGGTGGAGGAGGCCGTGGCGCGGTACGACACCGTGGCGGACGCCGTCGGTTCGTGA
- the mnmA gene encoding tRNA 2-thiouridine(34) synthase MnmA, whose translation MRVLAAMSGGVDSAVAAARAVEAGHDVVGVHLALSAKPGTLRTGSRGCCTIEDSHDARRAADILGIPFYVWDFAERFTEEVIETFVGEYAAGRTPNPCVTCNEKIKFEALLDKAMALGFDAVATGHYARLSVVDGVPELRRAVDPDKDQSYVLASLTPEQLRHSMFPVGDTRKPDIRAEAERRGLAVARKPDSHDICFIPDGDTKKFLEKRLGQRPGDLVDAETGAVLGRHTGVHGFTIGQRKGLGIDRSVLDGKPRYVLALEPVSGTVKVGSAESLTVREIRAGRPVWPAAPLDGPTECVVQVRAHGGVADAVAEVDGDEVRIQLRDPLTGVAPGQVVVLYRPDAGGDVVLGSAKIAATAA comes from the coding sequence GGCGCTGTCGGCCAAGCCCGGCACGCTGCGCACCGGTTCGCGCGGGTGCTGCACGATCGAGGACTCGCACGACGCGCGCCGGGCCGCGGACATCCTCGGCATCCCGTTCTACGTCTGGGACTTCGCCGAGCGGTTCACCGAGGAGGTCATCGAGACCTTCGTCGGCGAGTACGCCGCGGGCCGCACCCCCAACCCGTGCGTGACCTGCAACGAGAAGATCAAGTTCGAGGCGCTGCTGGACAAGGCGATGGCGCTGGGTTTCGACGCCGTCGCCACCGGGCACTACGCCCGCCTGTCCGTTGTGGACGGTGTGCCGGAGCTGCGCCGCGCCGTCGACCCGGACAAGGACCAGTCCTACGTCCTGGCCTCGCTCACGCCCGAGCAGCTGCGCCACTCGATGTTCCCGGTCGGCGACACGCGCAAGCCGGACATCCGTGCGGAAGCCGAACGCCGCGGGCTCGCGGTGGCCCGCAAGCCGGACAGCCACGACATCTGCTTCATCCCGGACGGGGACACCAAGAAGTTCCTGGAGAAGCGCCTCGGGCAGCGGCCCGGTGACCTGGTGGACGCCGAGACCGGCGCGGTGCTCGGCCGCCACACCGGCGTGCACGGCTTCACCATCGGGCAGCGCAAGGGCCTGGGCATCGACCGGTCCGTGCTGGACGGCAAGCCGCGGTACGTGCTGGCCCTGGAGCCGGTGTCCGGCACGGTGAAGGTCGGCTCGGCCGAGTCGCTGACCGTCCGCGAGATCCGCGCCGGCCGCCCGGTGTGGCCGGCCGCTCCGCTGGACGGCCCGACCGAGTGCGTGGTCCAGGTGCGGGCGCACGGCGGGGTCGCCGACGCCGTCGCCGAGGTGGACGGCGACGAGGTGCGGATCCAGCTGCGCGACCCGCTGACCGGCGTCGCGCCCGGCCAGGTCGTCGTGCTGTACCGGCCGGACGCCGGCGGCGACGTCGTCCTGGGCAGCGCGAAGATCGCGGCGACCGCGGCCTGA